One Halioglobus japonicus DNA segment encodes these proteins:
- a CDS encoding TauD/TfdA family dioxygenase has translation MKTRAPRRSDGADLIGLLCLNIPRNGGQSRVCSSVTLLDEVLARRPDLTARLFRPWYYRRNNEQAEGEAPAFPKPICFYDGEHLRTFFVGWYVRDAQRDSSVPRLTEAQNELLTLIDEICRDPAVYLPIDFRTGDIQLLKNCYTLHSRTAFEDWLEPERRRHLLRVWINAQALNAFVHALPDMAGARSDDSFL, from the coding sequence GTGAAAACCAGAGCGCCCCGTCGGTCTGACGGCGCCGATTTGATCGGTTTGCTCTGCCTGAACATCCCTCGCAATGGGGGCCAGAGCCGTGTTTGCAGCTCGGTGACGCTGTTAGATGAAGTTCTTGCTCGTAGACCCGACCTGACAGCGCGGCTGTTTCGGCCCTGGTACTACCGCCGGAATAATGAACAGGCAGAGGGCGAAGCCCCGGCGTTTCCTAAACCTATCTGTTTCTACGACGGCGAGCACTTGCGCACATTCTTCGTGGGCTGGTATGTGCGCGACGCCCAGCGCGATTCGAGCGTGCCGCGGCTCACCGAAGCTCAGAACGAGTTGCTCACTCTGATTGACGAAATCTGTCGTGATCCCGCTGTTTATCTCCCAATTGATTTTCGCACCGGCGATATCCAATTGCTTAAGAACTGCTATACCCTGCATTCACGCACGGCGTTTGAAGACTGGCTTGAACCGGAGCGGCGGCGTCATTTGCTCAGGGTCTGGATCAATGCACAAGCCCTGAACGCCTTTGTTCATGCGTTGCCTGACATGGCCGGTGCCAGAAGCGACGATAGCTTTCTGTAG
- a CDS encoding DUF3237 domain-containing protein translates to MPQIELHPLARIEAKLGEPVNVGRGPLGSRVVIDVTSVKLTGERINAELATNDAADWATFSEDGTVASLDVRLTLKTDDGEFIFVEYTGRMETATGLIAVAPTFQTGSERYAWLNSIQAVSAGQVDQETGVLVYEMYEARPVA, encoded by the coding sequence ATGCCCCAAATCGAACTCCATCCACTGGCCAGGATTGAGGCCAAGCTCGGTGAGCCAGTTAACGTCGGCCGCGGCCCTCTGGGGTCCAGAGTGGTCATCGACGTCACTTCGGTAAAGCTCACTGGCGAACGGATCAATGCAGAGCTGGCAACCAATGACGCTGCGGATTGGGCCACCTTTAGTGAAGACGGTACAGTTGCATCGCTGGATGTGCGCCTGACACTGAAAACCGATGATGGTGAATTCATCTTCGTCGAGTATACCGGCAGGATGGAGACAGCCACGGGGCTGATTGCAGTTGCGCCTACCTTCCAGACCGGCTCGGAGCGCTACGCCTGGCTCAACAGTATCCAGGCGGTGTCCGCTGGGCAGGTGGATCAGGAGACAGGTGTGCTCGTGTATGAAATGTACGAGGCGCGGCCTGTAGCCTAG
- a CDS encoding glutathione binding-like protein — protein MLERELDWLDAQLADGRRFLVGDNFSRADISVNGGVVRVVGKQARIGMT, from the coding sequence GTGTTGGAGCGCGAGTTGGACTGGCTCGATGCACAGTTGGCTGACGGGCGTCGATTTCTGGTAGGCGATAACTTCAGCCGAGCCGACATCTCTGTAAATGGAGGCGTAGTTCGCGTGGTTGGCAAGCAGGCCAGGATCGGTATGACATAG
- a CDS encoding glutathione S-transferase N-terminal domain-containing protein, producing MSQATMTQSMRLPGSGEIYAFSVYFSVSHICEKARWALYYLYIPYELVSLAPGLHSVWASRCGLTSTTLPTLEIDGIYTQGAGDIIDWVEQRTSTLRRLTPENDASEVRALEQRFGESIGFHTRRMFYSEALLEYPATVKPRFLAGLSILSRLFTQLMWPVIRKGMIRGMELGPKQG from the coding sequence ATGTCTCAAGCGACCATGACGCAAAGTATGCGGCTACCCGGTTCAGGAGAAATCTATGCGTTCTCTGTATATTTTTCGGTTTCTCACATCTGCGAAAAAGCCCGCTGGGCGCTGTACTATCTGTATATTCCCTACGAACTGGTGAGCCTGGCGCCAGGCCTGCACAGTGTGTGGGCCTCACGTTGTGGCTTGACCAGCACGACCTTGCCCACCCTGGAGATTGATGGCATCTACACCCAGGGGGCAGGTGACATCATTGACTGGGTAGAGCAGCGCACGAGCACGCTCAGGCGGTTAACACCCGAGAATGATGCATCGGAGGTGCGTGCGCTGGAACAGCGCTTTGGCGAAAGCATCGGTTTCCATACCCGTCGCATGTTCTACTCTGAGGCCTTGCTCGAGTATCCCGCGACAGTAAAGCCGCGATTTCTGGCGGGCCTGTCCATCCTTTCCCGCCTGTTCACCCAGCTCATGTGGCCGGTGATTCGTAAGGGCATGATCCGAGGTATGGAGCTCGGGCCAAAACAGGGCTAG
- a CDS encoding DUF3667 domain-containing protein, which yields MREALDINDRIARTLWSLMAQPGHVMASYLAGKRQQYTPHLPTELLLALRFLPVGQWTGARPIKAFQKTCRYHNPKPLSGSYWPSGQVSPALPRMRP from the coding sequence GTGCGGGAGGCGCTCGACATCAATGACCGCATTGCACGCACGCTTTGGAGCCTGATGGCACAACCAGGCCACGTCATGGCCAGCTACCTGGCCGGAAAACGGCAACAATACACGCCTCATCTGCCCACCGAACTTCTGCTGGCGCTACGATTCCTGCCCGTGGGACAATGGACGGGAGCACGACCAATAAAGGCATTTCAGAAGACATGCAGATATCACAATCCAAAGCCGTTGTCGGGCTCGTACTGGCCATCTGGACAGGTATCGCCAGCGCTGCCACGTATGAGACCGTGA
- a CDS encoding cytochrome P450 — MEQYYEVVYRGDAERAAVTPMPRAPLYSKRADEILSRAAITHPHTLYAQLREHTPIARIGDSGFHTVATWPHIEEVLGREDDFSANLTGVLYLGDSGEPACFELPQSGSATVIATADDPRHAVHRTLLQPAFLAAQIKAMEPLLRSWASATLAPLTSEGGGDFTALAEQVPARAVAHLLGLPQEDMPLHRQWAMMGGDILAGKITSERLIYLAEQTTQMATYLAAQLDAVPNHIDAGAHSPILYSLAKAIAQETISREEAVGIAIVLFGAGGESTSALIGSALYRLAGNTELAEQLRRKPALIPLFIEEVIRLEPPFNFHYRTVRRACTLGGFDLVPGDRLMLLWAAANRDGARFVDPDTLRLDRRHSRQHLSFGRGMHFCIGAGLARLEAKIIVETVLTDPRRLELMTTPKPVYADSIFVRRFEQLPLRFAD; from the coding sequence TTGGAGCAGTACTATGAGGTCGTGTACCGCGGCGACGCTGAGCGCGCAGCCGTAACCCCCATGCCCAGAGCACCTTTATATTCAAAACGCGCCGATGAAATCCTTTCGAGGGCAGCGATCACCCATCCACACACGCTCTACGCGCAGCTACGTGAGCACACACCGATCGCCCGTATAGGTGACTCAGGGTTCCATACCGTGGCGACTTGGCCGCACATTGAGGAAGTGCTCGGCCGGGAAGATGACTTCTCGGCGAATCTGACCGGGGTGCTGTATCTGGGCGATAGTGGCGAGCCAGCGTGCTTTGAGCTTCCCCAGAGCGGCTCTGCCACTGTGATTGCCACCGCAGATGACCCGAGGCACGCGGTCCACCGGACCCTCCTACAGCCCGCATTTCTCGCTGCGCAAATAAAAGCCATGGAGCCACTCCTGCGCAGTTGGGCTAGCGCCACCCTGGCGCCGCTCACGAGTGAAGGCGGTGGCGACTTCACGGCCTTGGCAGAACAGGTACCCGCCAGAGCCGTCGCACACCTGCTCGGTCTACCCCAGGAAGATATGCCACTACACCGGCAGTGGGCCATGATGGGCGGTGATATCCTGGCGGGCAAAATCACCAGTGAGCGCCTGATATATCTGGCAGAGCAAACAACGCAAATGGCCACTTATTTGGCAGCGCAACTGGACGCCGTGCCAAATCACATCGATGCTGGTGCCCATTCCCCCATATTATACTCGCTGGCCAAGGCCATAGCGCAGGAAACCATCTCTCGGGAAGAGGCTGTTGGCATCGCGATTGTGTTGTTTGGTGCGGGCGGCGAATCGACCAGCGCACTGATTGGCTCGGCCCTCTACCGACTGGCGGGTAATACAGAACTGGCGGAGCAACTTCGCCGCAAACCAGCGCTTATACCCCTGTTCATCGAGGAAGTGATTCGCCTGGAGCCGCCATTCAATTTCCACTATCGGACCGTGCGCAGGGCCTGCACACTCGGAGGTTTTGACCTGGTACCCGGGGACAGGCTGATGTTGCTATGGGCGGCGGCGAATCGCGATGGAGCAAGGTTTGTTGATCCTGACACCCTACGGCTAGATCGAAGGCACAGCAGACAGCACCTCAGCTTTGGCCGTGGAATGCACTTCTGTATCGGCGCCGGCCTGGCACGACTGGAAGCGAAGATCATTGTGGAAACGGTGCTGACTGATCCGCGAAGGCTAGAGCTGATGACAACACCCAAGCCGGTGTACGCGGACAGTATTTTTGTGCGGCGCTTTGAACAACTCCCTCTGCGCTTTGCCGATTGA
- a CDS encoding SGNH/GDSL hydrolase family protein — MGRFANGPVWTDYLEVSANLALQNLARGGAMAATSEPMSSEELIQRIYTNGQFFVSGHIEDQIDNYATRYLKGGAVQHDAHTVAVLWAGANDYISKEAYDSSISSLLGQSFSEDGYRELVARVVGSLRVHLEHLRSLGLQRFLVINLPHLGKTPMVVHNDRFLVSRDFARGEEQLLEFSSRLHELTVWHNRALAEMVAEFRAESPRAEVEIADVSEWFTRIFDLQIGAAELGFNLAANEVLLGSAGAEGALQDCCYNGMTLGVFATNSTVCKDASRAVFWDLVHPSTYLQCWMAYWLGEQMHSQGWLRPMPEEKAYGAWCAMIADAY; from the coding sequence GTGGGGCGTTTTGCCAATGGTCCTGTGTGGACCGACTACCTGGAAGTGTCTGCCAATCTTGCCCTGCAGAACCTCGCCCGCGGTGGTGCCATGGCTGCGACCAGCGAACCCATGAGCAGTGAGGAATTAATCCAGCGGATCTATACCAACGGACAGTTCTTCGTCAGTGGCCATATCGAAGACCAGATCGATAACTACGCCACGCGTTATCTCAAAGGCGGGGCTGTCCAGCATGATGCTCACACCGTTGCCGTGCTGTGGGCCGGGGCCAATGACTATATTTCCAAGGAGGCCTACGACAGCTCGATCAGTTCGCTGTTAGGTCAGTCTTTCTCCGAGGATGGATACCGTGAGCTTGTAGCCCGTGTGGTTGGCTCGCTGCGAGTGCACCTTGAACACCTGCGCAGTCTCGGACTGCAGCGCTTTCTGGTGATTAATCTACCGCATCTTGGCAAGACACCCATGGTGGTGCACAACGACCGTTTTCTGGTGTCCCGTGATTTCGCCAGGGGCGAAGAGCAGCTGCTGGAGTTCTCCAGTCGGCTGCATGAGCTGACTGTCTGGCACAATCGGGCGCTGGCTGAAATGGTGGCTGAATTTCGGGCCGAGTCGCCGAGGGCAGAAGTGGAAATCGCCGATGTCAGCGAATGGTTTACACGGATTTTTGACCTGCAGATCGGCGCGGCAGAACTGGGGTTCAATCTCGCCGCGAATGAGGTGTTGCTGGGTTCCGCAGGTGCTGAGGGGGCGCTCCAGGATTGCTGCTATAACGGCATGACTCTCGGCGTATTTGCCACTAACTCCACCGTGTGCAAAGACGCATCCCGCGCCGTGTTCTGGGACCTGGTGCATCCCTCGACGTATCTGCAATGTTGGATGGCGTACTGGCTCGGGGAACAAATGCACAGCCAGGGCTGGCTCCGGCCCATGCCCGAGGAAAAAGCCTATGGCGCATGGTGCGCCATGATAGCCGATGCCTATTAA
- a CDS encoding aspartoacylase: MADSQRVLVVGGTHGNEVTGVHLVRRLQRNPQELTRDSFTAQTLLANLPAMAANRRYLEQDLNRCFTAALLNSEPQNGEQVLAHEINEKYGPKGADSPTDWIIDLHTTTANMGVTLVVQQHDPQAVDMALYVQQKMPDVVIFDENCTRDEDPFLCSIGQHSMLIEVGPVPQGLLRWDVFEQTARALAHALDFIDLRARGEDSLPSPRQADMYQFIEKLHLPRDEHGAICGMIHPELQDRDYRELSPGDPIFISVDGETIPFDYPESVHVAFVNEAAYYDQAHGLSLMRKRTVSWEGE; encoded by the coding sequence ATGGCTGATTCCCAGCGCGTGTTGGTCGTCGGTGGTACACACGGCAATGAGGTGACTGGCGTACACCTTGTCCGGCGCCTGCAGCGCAATCCACAGGAGCTCACACGCGATAGCTTTACGGCACAAACCCTGCTCGCCAATTTGCCCGCTATGGCGGCCAATCGGCGCTATCTGGAGCAGGATCTGAATCGCTGCTTCACTGCGGCGCTGCTGAACAGCGAGCCCCAGAACGGCGAGCAGGTGCTGGCGCACGAGATTAACGAAAAGTATGGGCCTAAAGGGGCGGATAGCCCGACCGACTGGATTATCGACCTGCATACCACCACCGCTAATATGGGAGTCACCCTGGTGGTGCAGCAGCACGACCCTCAGGCGGTGGATATGGCGCTTTATGTGCAGCAAAAAATGCCCGATGTGGTGATTTTCGATGAGAACTGCACACGCGATGAAGACCCCTTCTTGTGTTCGATTGGCCAGCACAGCATGCTCATCGAGGTGGGGCCTGTACCGCAGGGCCTGCTGCGCTGGGACGTGTTCGAGCAAACCGCCCGTGCCCTCGCGCACGCCCTGGATTTCATTGACTTGCGTGCCCGAGGCGAAGATAGCTTACCCTCGCCGCGGCAGGCGGATATGTATCAGTTTATCGAGAAGCTGCATCTGCCCCGTGATGAACATGGCGCCATCTGCGGCATGATTCACCCCGAGTTACAGGATCGCGACTACCGTGAATTGTCGCCCGGGGATCCGATATTTATCAGCGTGGACGGGGAGACCATTCCCTTTGACTATCCCGAGAGTGTCCATGTTGCATTTGTGAATGAGGCGGCCTATTACGATCAGGCCCATGGCCTCTCGCTAATGCGCAAAAGAACCGTGAGCTGGGAAGGCGAGTAA